Genomic segment of Nitrososphaerota archaeon:
AAACATTATCCACTTGGAAGGATCGATAAATTTGATGAAAAAACCTTCACCAGAGCTAAATTATGCCGTTGGAACGATAATTGGCAATGTTTATAAACGCTTTGATAGTAGAAATTACTGTTTTCGCTTAGTTATTAAAGATTATGAGTTTGCAGAAGAATTCGGGAAGTATTTAGCTAAAGTATTAAAGAGAAGAAAACCATATAAACTTTTTTGGAATAAAAAAGAAAAAAAAGGATAGTGGAAGTATGCAGTATTTTACTTTACAAATTCTTAGATAAACCATTAGAAGAGCTAAAACCATACATTGAATATTAATATTCTAAAGATTGTGTTTCTGCATTTTTAAGAGCATTATTTGATAGAGAAGGTAGCATACATGGACAAATATTAGAGCTTCACAATACAAATATAGAGTTGCTAAACTATGCTAAATATTTATTGAAGAAATACTTTGATATTAATGCTATAGGGCCATATTTAGTAAGAAAGACTAATTAAAGCTATACAATAGACTTTCCTCCTTCTTTTTTTCCTTCTACTTCTTCATTATATGATGTTCTATTAATTCTATACTTAAGATGTACTCCTTGGCCAATTCTTTGTAAAATACCTTTATTTGATAAACGAGAGAGATATGTTGAAATTGTACTTAATGGTAAAGGTTGGTGGTATTCTAATAAGTATGCTTCATAAAGCTCTTTTGAAGAAAAATATCCAAATGGAAAATATTTTTCTATTACTTTTATTAAACGATGAAATTTATTTTCTTCCTTAGAAAGAATATTTTCTTCTATATTACCTCCATATAATTCAATAAAATCAGCTAGTTGTAGAATTTTTTCTCTATTTATTCTACCTTCAAATATTAAAGTAAGTTTATCACCATTTTCATCTATTAATTCAAAACGTATTTTTTTCTTTGTCAATCTCCAGCATATTTCTCTTTTTAGTAATAAAGATTTTAGTATATCCAATGTGAGGTAATACATAAAACACATTAAAATAATTTTTATAATATTTTTAAGTAATTATTACTAGAAATGTGAAAACCATTTTCAGGGAAAATTATTTGAAAAATAATTTTTTTATCGATTTTTTTGAATAAATAAAAAAGAAAAAGAAAAATTAAACCAATTAAAACAAAAAGGAGAGAGAAGAAAGAAAAATAGGAAGAAAGAAAAATTTTTCAATTTACTAAGTATAATATAATTTTTCAAAAAATAACACTTTTCGTGATTTTAAATACTATATTTAATCATTTTATGGAAAAATTTAATAGTAAAAAAGACATAATTTTACTTAAGACAAACATGCTATAAATTTCACAATGTTCACATAAAATTAGAAATAAAGCTTTATTTTCACCCCTATATTTCCACTGGAATTTACCATTTCTTTTTAAAAAAGAAGATAAAAAGAAAAATTCACAAAATAAAAAGAAATAATATTAGAAAAATTAAATAAAATTAAGGATTTTTTATAATTTAGAAAAATAGCATTCACTGAAATAGACTGATTGTGAAAAAAATGCTTATCTTAAAAAATGGAATTATAGGCTCCCATACCCCTTGATTTCCATTGGAAAAGAAAATTCTGAAAAAAGAAAGTAAAAAGAATAATTTTAAAATGTTCAATTATTTTATATAATTTTTTTGATATTATTTATTTTATTTCTTATTTCGCAAAAATTCACGAGGCTAGTATTTATGAAAAATAACAATAATGCTAAAAAAGAAAATAATAAAAATAATACATTTCAATGGAATTTAAGGGGTCCTGGTGACCCTCTTGAAGAACTTATTTCTAAAAAACTTGAATTACCGAGTATTTTTATTAATCGTGAAGTATTAAGAGCTGATTATCTCCCCTCCCGATTACCACATAGAGCTGAACATATTAAAAAATTAGGAGAAACACTTTTACCTATTTTTAGAGGCTCTAGACCCTCTAATATATTCATTTATGGAAAAACTGGAACTGGGAAGACAGCTGTTTTAAAATATGTTTTTAATCGTTTTTCAGAAGAAGCTTCAAAACGTGGCCTTCCTTTATATTTTACTTATGTTAATTGTAGAATAACTGGAACTGAGTATAGAGTCTTAGCTTCTTTATGTGAAGCTATTGGCCTAAAAATTCCCTTCACAGGTTTAGCTACTGCTGAAGTTTTTAATCGCTTTAAAACCGCTCTTTATAATCATAATATATCTTTAGTAATAGGTTTAGATGAAATTGATGCATTAGTTAAAAATTATGGCGATGATCTTTTATATGAATTGACTCGTATAAATGAAATTTCTTCAAATATTCAACTTTCTCTTGTATGTGTTTCTAATGATTTAATGTTTAAAGAATTATTAGATCCTAGAGTCTTAAGTAGTTTAAGTGAAGAAGAACTTGTTTTTCATCCATATACTGCTCTTGAATTAAGAGACATTTTAAGTGAACGTGTTCCTTTAGCTTTTAAACCTGGGGTAGTCTCAGAAGAAATTATTAATTTATGTGCTGCTTTAGCAGCTGCTGAACATGGTGATGCTAGAAAAGCTTTAGATTTATTAAGAGTTGCAGGTGAAGTTGCTGAAAGAAATGGTTCTCCTATTATTAAAGAAACACATATAAGACTAGCTCAAGGTATTATTGAGCGTGGTAGAATTTTTGAAGCTTTAACAACAATGCCTCTTCATTCAAAAATTGTGTTGCTTTCAGTAGTAATTCTCAAAAAAAGTAATGTTGATGTAATTACTTCAGGAAGTGTTTATAATTTATATAAAGATCTTTGCAATAAACTTAGCTTAGGTCCTTTAACTTTTAGAAGAGTTAGTGGTTTATTATCTGAACTTGATATGATGGGTTTTCTTAAATGTAAAATAGTTAATTTTGGAAGATATGGAAGAACAAAATCTATAAACCTTAATATCCCTATTGACGAAATATGCTCTATTTTTAAAAATGATGATTCCCTCTCTTTTCTTCTTGAAAGTGAAATTAAGATTAAGAAAGAAACATTAGTATAACAGATTATTATATAGAATATAGTATGAGTAACAATTTTATTTTTTAAATATTAAAGATTATTTTAATTTAAGCTGGATAAAAGTTAAGTATTAGTTTTTTAATATTTTTCAATGAATATTTCTATGGTAAATGAAACATCGATGCAAGAAGTTATAGCCTATGTAATAGAGTTGGGTTATCAATTAACAGAAGAAGCTTTTAAACTATTAAGCGAAACTCCTAATCCTTTAGAAATTATTAAAGAAACAATTGAAAATATTAGGAAAAAAAATTTAGATGTAATATTTATTACAGATAAGCATATTGAAGAAATTTTAAAAGTTGATAAAAAATCTTCAACTATCCCGCCTCCTAAATATATAGAAAAAGAAATCCCTAAAATTGAGGAGAGAAAAGAAAAGAAAATAATAAGAATTGAAGAATATAAAACTGAAATAGATATAATAAAAAATCCTGGAGAAGATTTAAAAGTTGTCGGTACTATTAAAGATTTTAAAGAATATTTTTTTAATAGATATCAAAAAATAAAAAAGATTCTTAGTTCAAGGCCAGATAATTTTATTCCAATTTCTGAAATAAAGAAAATTAAAAGTAATGAAGAAGCTTCAACTATTGCAATGGTTTATGATAAAAGAGAAACTAAAAAAGCTATAGTACTTGAATGTGAAGATCCATCAGGTAGAATAAAATTTGTTGCGCCTAGAACAAATGAGGATGTATATCTTAAATGTGAAAAAATTTTAATAGATCAAGTAATAGGATTAAAAATAAAACATGTAAATAATCTTTTTATTATTCAAGATGTAATTCAACCCGATATTCCTATTATTAATAAAGGTAGGGAAGAAATGGAATTTCCAGAATTATATGTAGTATTAATATCAGATCTTCATATTGGAAATGAAAAATTTGATGAAACAGCTTTTATGAATTTTCTAAAATGGCTTAAAGAAGATGATGAAGGTAAGCTTGTTAAATATTTAATAATTTGTGGAGATTTAATAGATGGTGTAGGAATATACCCAAACCAGGAAAAGGAATTAAAATATAAATCTATTGATCTACAATTAGAAAAGGCACTTCAACTTCTTTCAAATATTCCAAATTATATTAATGTAATAATTATACCTGGAAATCATGATCCTGTAAGAAAAGCTTTGCCTCAACCAGCATACCCCAAAAAATATATTGAAAAATTTTCAGAAAAAAGAAATTTCATTTTTCTTGGAAATCCATCAGAAATAGCTTTACATAAAAGGAGGTTTTTACTATATCATGGTCAAAGCTTTGATGATTTTATTCAATATATTCCTGGATTAACATATAGTACTTTAAAAGAAAATATCGATAAACTTCTTGAAGTAATACCATTAACTAGGCATTTAGCACCTGTATATGGAGGAGCTGCTTTAACATTGCCTTTACAAGAAGATTTGCTTGTTTTAGAAACTATTCCAGATATATTACATGTTGGGCACATTCATGTTGCAGGTATAAAAAAATATAGAGGATTAACGATTGTTAATTCAGGAACATTTCAAAAGCAAACTCATTATCAAAAAGGTATGGGGTTAGATCCAACTCCTCCTTCTATTGCTCTTTTAAATCTTCGGGATTTATCCATAGAAAT
This window contains:
- a CDS encoding orc1/cdc6 family replication initiation protein, yielding MKNNNNAKKENNKNNTFQWNLRGPGDPLEELISKKLELPSIFINREVLRADYLPSRLPHRAEHIKKLGETLLPIFRGSRPSNIFIYGKTGTGKTAVLKYVFNRFSEEASKRGLPLYFTYVNCRITGTEYRVLASLCEAIGLKIPFTGLATAEVFNRFKTALYNHNISLVIGLDEIDALVKNYGDDLLYELTRINEISSNIQLSLVCVSNDLMFKELLDPRVLSSLSEEELVFHPYTALELRDILSERVPLAFKPGVVSEEIINLCAALAAAEHGDARKALDLLRVAGEVAERNGSPIIKETHIRLAQGIIERGRIFEALTTMPLHSKIVLLSVVILKKSNVDVITSGSVYNLYKDLCNKLSLGPLTFRRVSGLLSELDMMGFLKCKIVNFGRYGRTKSINLNIPIDEICSIFKNDDSLSFLLESEIKIKKETLV
- a CDS encoding DNA-directed DNA polymerase II small subunit; the encoded protein is MNISMVNETSMQEVIAYVIELGYQLTEEAFKLLSETPNPLEIIKETIENIRKKNLDVIFITDKHIEEILKVDKKSSTIPPPKYIEKEIPKIEERKEKKIIRIEEYKTEIDIIKNPGEDLKVVGTIKDFKEYFFNRYQKIKKILSSRPDNFIPISEIKKIKSNEEASTIAMVYDKRETKKAIVLECEDPSGRIKFVAPRTNEDVYLKCEKILIDQVIGLKIKHVNNLFIIQDVIQPDIPIINKGREEMEFPELYVVLISDLHIGNEKFDETAFMNFLKWLKEDDEGKLVKYLIICGDLIDGVGIYPNQEKELKYKSIDLQLEKALQLLSNIPNYINVIIIPGNHDPVRKALPQPAYPKKYIEKFSEKRNFIFLGNPSEIALHKRRFLLYHGQSFDDFIQYIPGLTYSTLKENIDKLLEVIPLTRHLAPVYGGAALTLPLQEDLLVLETIPDILHVGHIHVAGIKKYRGLTIVNSGTFQKQTHYQKGMGLDPTPPSIALLNLRDLSIEIKFFE